From the genome of Scytonema hofmannii PCC 7110, one region includes:
- a CDS encoding PEP-CTERM sorting domain-containing protein, translating to MKNVRLRSSILWLLPFGFFFCGYTEQAFAAEYYVDIKGADSGNGTQSSPWRTLQKALSSVAPDRGHTVKVGAGQYDLGGKVSVPSGLNLVGSGVGSTTIMGELQVVKVKDVTIRGIKFDGNNRKYGLGMFIRDANQLNIQDAAFNGYANEAINMERVSNSKIYNIKIRDSSHNNRVLGGGGKQTSSMAIGNLSNVLVDTIDLDSRARGGAGITSISDAWSKDQPWNSPSGVLKNVKFSNLNINVDQWSAWASGKTPQMALELWHQQCINCEISNSTFNSTVSLATDNSTRIHVHHNKWVGDNPYYAVEVDSDNIEFNHNIITGGTYPLAMFGKGRQRNNLYVHHNIFANTDDPVLLGNFLGKMNNLKIIANTIVLDKDGKLLNSAAGEAPDQQIRDNIFFRQNKGNNTIGAKTGVSNNLFYNVPAEGSGAVNADPKFALSGDSLLSYYTPTNGAVKKYGALSAGTSAWTDQRTDNFVDSSNTSDDFADFSNTDENQSRSSNNLSFFNKMNNSKSVPEPLTILGSATALSFGAYMVRHFRKKKI from the coding sequence ATGAAGAATGTTCGATTAAGGTCTTCTATTCTCTGGTTATTGCCGTTTGGTTTTTTCTTTTGCGGATATACAGAGCAAGCTTTTGCTGCTGAGTACTACGTAGACATTAAGGGAGCAGATTCAGGAAACGGTACGCAGTCTTCACCCTGGCGTACCCTGCAAAAAGCCCTTTCATCTGTCGCTCCCGATCGCGGACACACTGTTAAGGTAGGAGCTGGTCAGTACGATCTTGGTGGAAAAGTTTCAGTCCCGTCAGGATTGAACCTTGTGGGTTCAGGCGTAGGTTCAACCACCATAATGGGAGAGCTTCAAGTGGTTAAAGTTAAAGATGTCACCATTAGAGGCATTAAATTTGATGGAAATAATCGTAAATATGGACTGGGTATGTTCATTCGAGACGCCAATCAATTAAATATTCAAGATGCGGCGTTCAATGGATATGCGAATGAGGCTATCAATATGGAAAGAGTTTCCAATAGCAAGATATACAACATTAAGATTAGAGACAGTTCTCATAACAATCGCGTTTTGGGTGGAGGTGGTAAGCAAACTTCCTCTATGGCCATCGGCAACTTGTCAAATGTTCTAGTGGATACTATAGATCTTGATTCCAGAGCACGTGGTGGCGCAGGAATTACGTCAATCAGTGATGCTTGGTCTAAAGACCAACCCTGGAATAGTCCATCTGGAGTTTTGAAAAACGTTAAGTTTTCTAATTTAAATATTAATGTCGATCAGTGGAGTGCTTGGGCAAGTGGCAAAACTCCACAAATGGCTTTGGAATTGTGGCATCAACAATGTATTAACTGTGAGATTTCTAACTCTACCTTTAACAGTACAGTTTCTTTAGCAACTGATAACTCAACGCGCATTCACGTACACCACAATAAGTGGGTGGGCGATAACCCTTATTATGCAGTGGAGGTAGACAGTGACAACATTGAATTTAATCATAATATAATTACGGGTGGGACTTATCCCCTAGCAATGTTTGGAAAGGGGCGGCAAAGAAATAATTTATACGTACATCACAACATCTTTGCAAACACGGATGATCCTGTCTTACTTGGTAATTTTTTGGGTAAAATGAACAATCTCAAAATTATTGCAAACACGATTGTTCTTGATAAGGATGGCAAGCTTTTGAATTCAGCAGCAGGGGAAGCTCCCGACCAGCAGATACGCGATAACATTTTCTTTCGACAAAACAAGGGGAACAACACGATAGGAGCTAAGACTGGTGTAAGCAACAATCTTTTTTACAATGTTCCTGCCGAAGGGTCTGGTGCAGTGAATGCCGATCCTAAGTTTGCTCTTTCGGGTGATTCATTATTATCCTACTATACACCAACAAATGGTGCAGTAAAGAAATATGGTGCCCTTTCAGCAGGGACTTCAGCATGGACTGACCAACGGACTGATAATTTCGTTGATTCTTCCAATACTTCTGATGATTTTGCTGATTTTTCCAACACTGATGAG